The Seriola aureovittata isolate HTS-2021-v1 ecotype China chromosome 3, ASM2101889v1, whole genome shotgun sequence genome includes a region encoding these proteins:
- the coq7 gene encoding 5-demethoxyubiquinone hydroxylase, mitochondrial — protein sequence MQRAAHTALYDWSNIVSPAMIRQCLKCRAPLLQSSRAYSVIPPPRDSGEKEMLDRILRVDHAGEYGANRIYAGQMAVLGRSRSGPLIQEMWDQEKKHLEKFKEIMAENRVRPTALLPLWNIAGFLLGASTALLGKEGAMACTVAVEESISEHYNSQIRALMEVDPERYTELLKVIKEFRDDEMEHHDTGLEHDAEQLPGYWLLKNAIQLGCKAAIYVSQRV from the exons ATGCAAAGAGCCGCACATACAGCTTTATACGACTGGTCTAATATTGTCAGTCCAGCGATGATTCGCCAGTGTTTAAAATGCAGAG CGCCCCTGCTGCAGAGCTCACGTGCATACAGTGTGATCCCGCCCCCGCGAGACAGTGGGGAGAAAGAGATGCTGGACCGAATTCTGCGCGTGGATCATGCGGGTGAATATGGTGCCAATCGTATCTACGCCGGCCAGATGGCAGTGTTGGGTCGATCCAGATCCGGGCCTCTCATCCAG gaAATGTGGGATCAAGAAAAGAAACACCTTGAGAAATTCAAAGAAATCATGGCTGAGAACAGAGTTCGGCCCACAGCACTGTTACCCCTCTGGAACATCGCTGGGTTTTTATTAG GGGCATCCACTGCACTGCTTGGAAAGGAGGGTGCCATGGCCTGCACTGTGGCGGTGGAGGAGAGTATCTCAGAGCACTACAACAGCCAGATAAGAGCTCTGATGGAGGTGGACCCAGAGAGATACACTGAACTCTTAAAA GTTATAAAAGAATTCAGAGACGACGAGATGGAGCATCACGATACAGGATTGGAGCATGACGCTGAACAA cTACCTGGATACTGGCTACTAAAAAATGCAATTCAGCTGGGCTGCAAAGCTGCAATATATGTTTCTCAGCGTGTCTAA
- the notum2 gene encoding carboxylesterase notum2 produces the protein MKILGQLAFLLLLGGIWCQNNRNAKASGKATKKSGGNQGGEVGQSPPTVDLTPRGTGGSGNTGGTGSTRGTGGTAEAGREGAAAARAAGQQTDDMRLHFLKNTQVTCNDGTAAGFYLKEFRGSRRWLLFLEGGWCCYSKETCDSRYQNIPRLMSSSGWPQTKRGTGILSSQAEENPHWHNANIVFIPYCSSDVWSGTGPAPTPPPRPRQGREKERERNANATEYTFMGSLIIREVIKDLIPKGIKLAKVVMLSGTSAGGTGVLLNIERVASQLEQLGAEAQVRGLVDSGWFIESKQQRSPNCPETVSCSPEDAIKIGLRLWNGVVPDRCRQLYKRGEEWQCFFGHKLYSTLTSPLFVVQWLFDEEQLRVENIYMGGQTLSEEQWQYIQNLGRELKNSLRDVTAVFAPSCLSHTVITKSNWMSFQVRGTSLPRALQCWDRSLDATRNNRTPAKGCPFHLVDTCQSPQCNPTCPALVDQATQQELTLLQMLVAMGLDLQKLALEPQGDEDSLASMVSNGG, from the exons ATGAAGATACTGGGCCAGCTTGCTTTCTTGCTTTTGCTCGGGGGAATCTGGTGTCAGAACAACCGTAATGCTAAAGCTAGTGGAAAGGCCACCAAGAAGTCTGGTGGGAACCAAGGAGGTGAAGTTGGCCAGTCACCCCCCACGGTTGATCTGACTCCTAGAGGAACTGGGGGCAGTGGAAACACTGGGGGCACTGGAAGCACAAGAGGCACTGGAGGCACGGCTGAAGCAGGACGGGAGGGCGCCGCTGCAGCTCGAGCAGCTGGACAACAGACAGATGATATGAGGCTGCACTTCCTCAAGAACACCCAAGTTACGTGTAATGATGGAACAGCCGCTGG gttttaCCTAAAGGAGTTCAGAGGAAGCCGCCGATGGCTGTTATTCCTGGAAG GTGGCTGGTGCTGCTACAGCAAAGAGACCTGTGATTCCAGGTACCAAAATATTCCCCGACTAATGAGCTCATCGGGGTGGCCCCAAACAAAAAGAG GAACTGGAATACTGTCTTCTCAAGCGGAGGAAAACCCACACTGGCATAATGCAAACATTGT TTTCATCCCGTACTGTTCAAGTGATGTATGGAGTGGTACTGGGCCTGCCCCAACTCCTCCTCCGAGGCCACGacaaggcagagagaaagaaagagagagaaatgcaaacGCAA CTGAGTATACCTTCATGGGATCCCTGATCATCCGCGAGGTCATCAAAGACCTCATCCCCAAAGGAATCAAGCTGGCCAAGGTTGTAATGCTGTCTGGCACAag TGCGGGCGGGACAGGTGTTTTGCTGAACATTGAGAGGGTGGCCAGTCAGCTGGAGCAGCTCGGTGCAGAGGCTCAGGTCCGAGGCCTCGTGGACTCTGGCTGGTTTATAGAGAGTAAGCAGCAGAGATCACCTAATTGTCCTGAGACTGTTTCCTGCTCACCCGAAGATGCCATCAAGATAGGACTCAG GCTGTGGAACGGTGTTGTGCCTGATAGATGTCGGCAGCTCTataagagaggagaagagtggCAGTGCTTCTTTGGACACAAACTTTACTCTACCTTGACCT CCCCACTGTTTGTTGTGCAGTGGCTGTTTGATGAGGAGCAGTTGAGGGTGGAGAACATCTACATGGGAGGACAGACTCTGTCTGAGGAGCAGTGGCAGTACATACAGAACCTGGGCAGGGAGCTCAAGAACTCCCTGAGAGATGTCAC GGCTGTATTTGCCCCATCCTGCCTCTCCCACACAGTGATCACTAAAAG TAACTGGATGAGTTTCCAAGTTAGAGGCACCTCTCTGCCACGGGCACTGCAGTGCTGGGACAGGAGTCTGGACGCAACGCGCAACAACAGGACCCCTGCCAAAGGTTGTCCTTTCCACCTGGTGGACACCTGTCAGTCGCCCCAGTGCAACCCCACTTGCCCGGCCTTGGTGGACCAGGCCACCCAGCAGGAGCTCACCCTGCTCCAGATGCTAGTAGCCATGGGCCTTGACCTCCAGAAACTGGCCTTGGAACCCCAGGGAGATGAAGATTCTCTCGCTAGCATGGTCAGCAATGGTGGCTAA
- the rps15a gene encoding 40S ribosomal protein S15a → MVRMNVLADALKCINNAEKRGKRQVLIRPCSKVIVRFLTVMMKHGYIGEFEIIDDHRAGKIVVNLTGRLNKCGVISPRFDLQLKDLEKWQNNLLPSRQFGYIVLTTSAGIMDHEEARRKHTGGKILGFFF, encoded by the exons ATGGTGCGCATGAACGTTCTCGCGGATGCTCTGAAATGCATCAACAATGCTGAGAAGCGTGGGAAACGCCAGGTCCTCATCAGGCCATGCTCCAAGGTTATTGTGCGCTTCCTAACCGTCATGATGAAGCACG GTTACATTGGTGAGTTTGAGATCATTGATGACCACAGAGCCGGAAAAATTGTCGTCAATCTCACAGGCAGGCTGAACAAG tgtGGTGTGATCAGTCCACGTTTTGATCTCCAGCTCAAGGACCTTGAGAAGTGGCAGAACAACCTGCTGCCCTCTAGACAGTTTGG ATACATTGTGCTGACCACCTCAGCTGGCATCATGGACCACGAAGAGGCCAGACGGAAACACACAGGAGGCAAAATCCTTGGATTCTTTTTCTAA